In a single window of the Desulfovibrio mangrovi genome:
- the dsrM gene encoding sulfate reduction electron transfer complex DsrMKJOP subunit DsrM, with product MIISLLAVTALGVMAWMGAQMGLQYVFAACIPYTALIVFLIGFAWRIMDWARRPVPFRIPTTGGQQKSLPWIKPASLDNPSDTTGVIIRMVLEVLLFRSLFRNTSVSIEGGNRVVYWSNKFLWLFALIFHYCFLLIFVRHFRFFMEPVPFVISALETLDGMMQIGVPRLFMTDALVVLALCYLLGRRLFDQKVKYISLINDYFPLCLIFGLVGSGISMRYFTKVDIASVKTFTMSLVNLSPDTAALANIGAPFLIHMFFLSVLLMYFPFSKLMHMGGVFLSPTRNLPNDSRVKLHVNPWNPAKEYRTYEEYEDDFRDAMYEAGLPVVKLPEDAE from the coding sequence ATGATTATTTCACTTCTCGCGGTCACAGCATTGGGAGTCATGGCTTGGATGGGAGCCCAGATGGGTCTCCAGTACGTCTTTGCAGCATGCATTCCCTACACTGCTTTGATCGTCTTCCTGATCGGGTTTGCTTGGCGGATTATGGACTGGGCCCGTCGCCCTGTTCCGTTCCGCATCCCGACCACCGGAGGCCAGCAAAAGTCTCTGCCCTGGATCAAGCCCGCATCTCTGGACAACCCGTCCGACACCACCGGTGTCATCATCCGCATGGTTCTTGAAGTGTTGCTGTTCAGATCCCTGTTCAGAAACACCTCTGTTTCCATCGAAGGCGGCAACCGTGTTGTCTACTGGTCCAACAAGTTCCTGTGGTTGTTTGCCCTTATTTTCCATTACTGTTTCCTGCTTATCTTTGTTCGCCACTTCCGTTTCTTCATGGAGCCTGTTCCGTTTGTCATCAGCGCTCTTGAGACTCTGGACGGCATGATGCAGATTGGTGTTCCCCGCCTGTTCATGACGGATGCCCTTGTTGTTCTGGCACTGTGCTACCTGCTCGGTCGCCGTCTCTTTGACCAGAAGGTGAAGTACATTTCGCTCATCAACGACTACTTCCCCCTCTGTCTTATCTTCGGTCTGGTGGGCAGCGGCATTTCCATGCGCTACTTCACCAAGGTTGATATCGCTTCCGTGAAGACCTTCACCATGAGCCTTGTCAACCTGAGCCCCGATACCGCCGCACTGGCCAACATCGGCGCCCCCTTCCTGATTCACATGTTCTTCCTGTCAGTACTCCTCATGTACTTCCCCTTCAGCAAGCTCATGCACATGGGTGGCGTATTCCTGAGCCCGACCAGAAACCTTCCCAACGATTCCCGTGTGAAGCTCCACGTGAACCCGTGGAACCCTGCAAAGGAATACCGCACGTACGAAGAGTACGAGGACGATTTCAGGGATGCTATGTATGAAGCGGGTCTCCCTGTTGTTAAACTGCCGGAAGACGCAGAGTAA
- the dsrK gene encoding sulfate reduction electron transfer complex DsrMKJOP subunit DsrK yields MSMPTPEELIKINYNTPAESWMDIKPEIVPGAVAYPAKKETMEGLHMPNPHTWDPFEEDWNLPENWEEIIYNGLKERLEKYRSFKLFMDICVRCGACADKCHYYIGSGDPKNMPVLRAELLRSVYRKDFTTAGKILGKLAGARKLDKEVIKEWFYYFYQCTECRRCSLFCPYGIDTAEVTMMARELLHELGLGLHWIMDPVSNCNRTGNHLGITPHAFKEIVEFLCDDIEEITGVRINPPLNEPGHEVLFITPSGDAFADPGIYTFMGYLMLFEEIGLDYTLSTYASEGGNFGLFTSSKMMKKLNAKMYAEAERLGSKWILGGECGHMWRVINQYMSTMNGPTPSCMETPVNPITGTVFHNAAETKMVHITEFTADLIKHDKLRLDPSRNDHLRVTFHDSCNPARAMGLLEEPREVLKAACNNFFEMPENTIREQTFCCGAGSGLNTDEIMEIRMRGALPRGNALRYVQEKHDVNTLACICAIDRATLPPLADYWAPGVSVYGTHELVANALVMKGEKKRTMDLRQNDLPGMEDE; encoded by the coding sequence ATGTCAATGCCTACCCCTGAAGAGTTGATCAAAATCAACTACAATACCCCGGCTGAGTCCTGGATGGACATCAAGCCGGAAATCGTTCCCGGCGCAGTTGCTTATCCTGCCAAGAAGGAAACCATGGAAGGGCTGCATATGCCCAACCCCCACACCTGGGACCCCTTCGAAGAAGACTGGAACCTGCCCGAGAACTGGGAAGAGATCATCTACAACGGCCTGAAGGAACGTCTTGAAAAGTACCGCTCCTTCAAGCTGTTCATGGATATCTGTGTTCGCTGTGGCGCCTGTGCCGATAAGTGCCATTACTACATCGGTTCCGGCGATCCCAAGAACATGCCTGTGCTGCGCGCTGAACTGCTGCGCTCCGTATACCGCAAGGACTTCACCACTGCAGGCAAGATTCTCGGCAAGCTCGCCGGCGCCCGCAAGCTGGATAAGGAAGTCATCAAGGAGTGGTTCTACTACTTCTACCAGTGTACTGAATGCCGTCGCTGTTCGCTGTTCTGCCCCTACGGCATCGACACTGCGGAAGTGACCATGATGGCACGCGAACTGCTGCACGAGCTCGGCCTTGGTCTTCACTGGATCATGGACCCCGTCAGCAACTGTAACCGCACCGGTAACCACCTCGGCATCACCCCCCACGCCTTCAAGGAAATCGTGGAATTCCTGTGTGATGACATCGAGGAAATCACCGGCGTACGCATCAACCCGCCCCTCAACGAACCCGGCCACGAAGTGCTGTTCATCACCCCCTCCGGCGACGCTTTCGCCGATCCGGGTATCTACACCTTCATGGGCTACCTGATGCTCTTTGAAGAAATCGGGCTGGACTACACCCTGTCCACCTACGCATCTGAAGGCGGCAACTTCGGTCTCTTCACCTCTTCCAAGATGATGAAGAAGCTGAACGCCAAGATGTACGCCGAAGCCGAGCGCCTCGGTTCCAAGTGGATTCTGGGTGGCGAATGCGGCCACATGTGGCGCGTCATCAACCAGTACATGTCCACCATGAACGGTCCCACTCCGAGCTGCATGGAAACCCCGGTCAACCCCATCACGGGCACCGTGTTCCATAACGCCGCTGAGACCAAGATGGTGCACATCACCGAGTTCACCGCAGACCTCATCAAGCATGACAAGCTGCGTCTCGACCCGTCCCGCAACGATCATCTGCGCGTTACCTTCCACGACTCCTGCAACCCGGCTCGTGCCATGGGTCTGCTTGAAGAGCCGCGTGAAGTTCTCAAGGCAGCATGTAACAACTTCTTCGAAATGCCCGAGAACACCATCCGCGAACAGACCTTCTGCTGCGGTGCCGGTTCCGGTCTCAACACCGACGAAATCATGGAAATCCGCATGCGCGGCGCCCTGCCCCGAGGCAACGCCCTGCGCTACGTGCAGGAAAAGCACGACGTCAACACGCTGGCATGTATCTGTGCCATCGACCGTGCAACCCTGCCTCCCCTGGCTGACTACTGGGCACCCGGCGTCAGCGTTTACGGCACCCACGAACTCGTCGCCAACGCTCTTGTCATGAAGGGCGAGAAGAAGCGTACCATGGACCTCAGGCAGAATGACCTGCCCGGGATGGAGGATGAATAA
- the dsrJ gene encoding sulfate reduction electron transfer complex DsrMKJOP subunit DsrJ has product MYNTKYVLPGLLIFLALFTSPFWAGKVFGTASYERPKLALPADQKECIEPVEYMRAEHMQILDTWRDQALREGKRTYVASNGKVWNVSLQNTCMKCHTNKAEFCDKCHTSNSVTPYCWDCHVEPKGNQ; this is encoded by the coding sequence ATGTATAACACCAAGTACGTTCTCCCCGGTCTGCTGATCTTCCTGGCACTGTTCACCTCTCCCTTCTGGGCTGGCAAGGTCTTCGGTACCGCTTCCTATGAGCGCCCGAAACTGGCTCTGCCTGCCGACCAGAAGGAGTGCATTGAGCCTGTGGAATATATGCGAGCCGAACATATGCAGATTCTGGATACTTGGCGCGATCAGGCCCTGCGCGAAGGCAAGCGCACCTACGTTGCCTCCAATGGCAAAGTATGGAACGTCAGCCTGCAGAACACCTGTATGAAGTGTCACACCAACAAAGCAGAGTTCTGTGACAAGTGCCATACCTCCAATAGCGTGACCCCCTATTGCTGGGATTGTCACGTCGAGCCGAAGGGGAATCAATAA
- the dsrO gene encoding sulfate reduction electron transfer complex DsrMKJOP subunit DsrO produces the protein MKRSRRQFLKVASLSVLGLSTHLATGGIVNAAEQGAQYLPNENGLKAGRWAMVIDTRAFETPEDFDVCVKACHKAHNVPNIPNNQNIKWLWTDTYEHVFPEQGNNHMSESLENRDFFVLCNHCENPPCVRVCPTKATYKKPDGIVAMDYHRCIGCRFCMAGCPYGARSFNFSDPRKHLDMGEVNPEFPTRMLGVVEKCNFCVERLAQGLMPACVEAAEGKIVFGDLNDPESEVRKVLAENFTIRRKPNVGTQPGVYYII, from the coding sequence ATGAAACGTAGCAGAAGACAATTCCTCAAGGTTGCCAGCCTTTCCGTTCTGGGTCTGAGCACCCACCTTGCCACTGGCGGCATTGTCAATGCCGCGGAGCAGGGCGCGCAGTACCTGCCCAACGAAAACGGCTTGAAGGCCGGTCGCTGGGCCATGGTTATCGACACCCGCGCGTTCGAGACGCCTGAGGACTTTGACGTATGCGTAAAGGCATGCCACAAGGCCCACAACGTCCCTAACATTCCCAACAATCAGAACATCAAGTGGCTCTGGACTGACACGTACGAGCACGTTTTCCCTGAGCAGGGCAATAACCACATGTCCGAATCTCTGGAAAACCGCGACTTCTTCGTGCTGTGCAACCACTGTGAGAATCCTCCCTGTGTTCGCGTATGCCCCACCAAGGCAACCTACAAGAAGCCTGACGGCATCGTGGCCATGGACTACCACCGCTGCATCGGCTGCCGCTTCTGTATGGCCGGCTGCCCTTACGGCGCCCGCTCCTTCAACTTCTCCGATCCCCGCAAGCATCTGGACATGGGTGAAGTAAATCCCGAGTTCCCGACCCGCATGCTCGGTGTTGTTGAAAAGTGTAACTTCTGCGTGGAAAGGCTTGCTCAGGGACTTATGCCTGCCTGCGTCGAGGCTGCGGAAGGCAAAATCGTTTTCGGCGACCTGAATGACCCCGAGTCCGAGGTACGCAAGGTTCTGGCCGAGAACTTCACCATCCGCCGCAAACCCAATGTCGGTACACAGCCTGGCGTGTACTACATCATTTAG
- the dsrP gene encoding sulfate reduction electron transfer complex DsrMKJOP subunit DsrP — MIEKVLKGSPKFYVWLAFLGSLIGLGAFTYLFQMKYGLSITGMSRDVSWGFYIAQFTYLVGVAASAVMLVLPAYFHHYKKFKKMIIFGEFMAIGAVLMCMLFIVADMGQPQRMLNVILHPTPNSVMFYDMMVLMGYLVLNAVIGWVTLECERHQVEPPKWIKPMIYLSIFWAFSIHTVTAFLYAGLPGRHYFLTAIMAARFLSSAFCAGPAILLLLLFVVRKMTNFNPGKEAVQTLTKIITYAMTINVFFFLLEVFTAFYSGMPGHAHPITYLFAGHGGHVDWITGFMWVGAILALLSLALLIPPSLRDNEKLLPWSLGILVTATWIDKGLGLIIGGFTPNPFEKYTVYTPTVPELLISLGIFATGLFVVSILWKIALDVKKEAGTF; from the coding sequence ATGATTGAAAAAGTATTGAAAGGCTCTCCCAAGTTCTATGTTTGGCTCGCCTTCCTCGGCAGCCTCATAGGCCTCGGCGCCTTCACCTATCTGTTCCAGATGAAGTACGGCCTCTCCATCACCGGCATGAGCCGTGACGTATCGTGGGGCTTCTACATCGCCCAGTTCACCTATCTGGTCGGTGTTGCCGCATCCGCTGTTATGCTGGTGCTGCCCGCATACTTCCATCACTACAAAAAGTTCAAGAAGATGATCATCTTCGGTGAATTCATGGCCATCGGCGCTGTTCTGATGTGCATGCTCTTCATCGTTGCCGACATGGGCCAGCCCCAGCGCATGCTGAACGTTATTCTCCACCCCACTCCGAACTCCGTCATGTTCTACGACATGATGGTTCTGATGGGCTATCTGGTGCTTAACGCCGTCATCGGCTGGGTCACCCTTGAGTGCGAACGCCATCAGGTTGAGCCGCCCAAGTGGATCAAGCCCATGATTTACCTGTCCATCTTCTGGGCATTCAGCATCCACACCGTAACGGCGTTCCTGTACGCTGGTCTGCCCGGCCGTCACTACTTCCTGACCGCCATCATGGCAGCCCGCTTCCTGAGCTCCGCATTCTGTGCCGGTCCCGCCATCCTGCTGCTCCTCCTCTTCGTGGTGCGCAAGATGACCAACTTCAACCCCGGCAAGGAAGCTGTTCAGACCCTGACCAAGATCATCACCTACGCGATGACGATCAACGTGTTCTTCTTCCTGTTGGAAGTGTTCACGGCTTTCTACAGCGGCATGCCCGGTCACGCTCACCCCATTACCTACCTCTTCGCAGGTCATGGCGGTCATGTTGACTGGATTACCGGCTTCATGTGGGTTGGCGCCATTCTGGCACTTCTCAGCCTCGCACTGCTCATCCCCCCGAGCCTGCGCGACAATGAAAAGCTGCTGCCTTGGTCTCTCGGTATTCTGGTTACGGCCACCTGGATCGACAAGGGCCTCGGCCTGATCATCGGTGGTTTCACGCCGAACCCCTTCGAGAAGTACACTGTGTACACGCCTACCGTGCCTGAACTGCTGATTTCCCTCGGCATCTTCGCAACCGGTCTCTTCGTAGTATCCATTCTGTGGAAGATCGCGCTGGATGTTAAGAAGGAAGCTGGCACCTTCTAA
- a CDS encoding phosphate ABC transporter substrate-binding protein: MRFKSLAIMAALVLGLATSAFAGEKITIKGSTTVLPIMQKSVEAFMKKHPDVTIEVSGGGSSNGIKALLDGSTDIAMASRQMKDKEVKLASEKGIDAKEIVIAFDAVVPIVNPANPVTDLTADQLKAIYEGKITNWKEVGGNDAPIVVISRDTSSGTYETWEGKIMNKARVFPGALLQASSGAVLQAVAKNPKAIAYDGLGYVNDSVRAVKVNGIAGSAETAKNNTYKVARSLQIYVNGAPAGATKDLLDFILSEEGQKIVEETGFIKM, encoded by the coding sequence ATGCGTTTCAAATCTCTTGCCATCATGGCCGCTCTGGTACTCGGTCTCGCCACCTCCGCCTTTGCAGGCGAAAAAATCACCATCAAGGGCTCCACCACTGTTCTGCCCATTATGCAGAAGTCGGTTGAAGCTTTCATGAAGAAGCACCCCGACGTCACCATCGAAGTTTCCGGCGGCGGCTCCTCCAACGGCATCAAGGCCCTGCTGGACGGTTCCACCGACATCGCCATGGCCTCCCGTCAGATGAAGGACAAGGAAGTGAAGCTCGCTTCCGAGAAAGGCATCGACGCCAAGGAAATCGTTATCGCCTTTGACGCCGTTGTGCCGATCGTCAACCCCGCCAACCCCGTAACCGACCTCACTGCCGACCAGCTGAAGGCCATCTACGAAGGCAAGATCACCAACTGGAAGGAAGTGGGCGGCAACGACGCCCCCATCGTAGTCATCTCCCGCGACACCTCTTCCGGCACCTACGAAACCTGGGAAGGCAAGATCATGAACAAGGCCCGCGTATTCCCCGGAGCCCTGCTTCAGGCTTCTTCCGGTGCAGTTCTGCAGGCTGTTGCCAAGAACCCCAAGGCCATTGCCTACGACGGTCTGGGCTATGTGAACGACTCCGTTCGCGCCGTAAAGGTTAACGGCATTGCCGGTTCCGCTGAAACCGCCAAGAACAACACCTACAAGGTTGCCCGCTCCCTGCAGATCTACGTGAACGGTGCCCCCGCAGGCGCAACCAAGGATCTTTTAGACTTCATCCTCTCCGAAGAAGGCCAGAAGATCGTTGAAGAAACCGGCTTCATCAAGATGTAA
- the pstC gene encoding phosphate ABC transporter permease subunit PstC: MLITRRTKDRIIHGTFFAIAASCVLVLFLIMLFLFIEGLPIFKVVSVPDFIFGTAWYPTDDPADFGILPMIAASFSVTLLSSLIAIPLGIMTAIYLAEIATPRMRNIVKPFVEMLQALPSVVIGFFGMVVVAPLMQEWFDIPTGLNMLNASIMLAFMAVPTITSISEDAIFSVPNEMREASLALGATKWQTIANVVLPASLTGISTAVILGMARSIGETMVVLMVAGGAAMIPTSIFNPVRPMPASIAAEMAEAPFQSDHYYALFATGMVLFLFTLMFNVLAAYFAEKKKQVGVASL, translated from the coding sequence ATGCTCATTACCCGCCGCACCAAGGACAGAATCATTCATGGCACCTTCTTTGCCATTGCTGCCAGTTGTGTTCTGGTGCTTTTTCTCATCATGCTTTTTCTATTCATTGAAGGGCTTCCCATCTTCAAGGTCGTATCTGTTCCGGACTTCATCTTCGGCACCGCATGGTATCCGACGGACGATCCTGCGGACTTCGGCATATTGCCCATGATTGCCGCCTCTTTTTCGGTCACGCTTCTTTCATCGCTCATCGCCATTCCCCTCGGCATCATGACGGCAATCTACCTCGCGGAAATCGCAACGCCCAGAATGCGCAACATCGTTAAACCGTTCGTGGAAATGCTGCAGGCACTGCCCTCGGTCGTCATCGGTTTCTTCGGCATGGTTGTGGTTGCCCCCTTGATGCAGGAGTGGTTTGACATCCCCACCGGCCTGAACATGTTGAACGCCTCCATCATGCTCGCCTTCATGGCTGTGCCGACCATCACTTCCATCTCCGAAGACGCTATTTTCAGTGTGCCCAATGAAATGCGGGAAGCTTCTCTGGCTCTGGGAGCCACCAAGTGGCAGACCATCGCTAACGTTGTGCTCCCCGCCTCGCTCACAGGCATCAGCACGGCAGTAATCCTGGGTATGGCACGTTCCATCGGCGAGACCATGGTCGTACTGATGGTGGCAGGCGGCGCGGCCATGATTCCTACCTCCATTTTCAATCCGGTACGCCCCATGCCCGCATCCATTGCCGCAGAAATGGCGGAAGCTCCATTCCAGAGTGATCATTACTACGCACTCTTCGCCACCGGCATGGTGCTCTTCCTTTTCACCCTCATGTTCAACGTACTTGCCGCCTACTTTGCGGAAAAGAAAAAGCAGGTCGGCGTGGCCTCCCTGTAA
- the pstA gene encoding phosphate ABC transporter permease PstA, producing the protein MPQDQSFLKRRLPIQSLMFTLFKGSVIINALALAIICGFVLYYGLPAISWEFLLEHPREAMTEGGIFPCIVGTIALSYGSMLIALPWGVATAVYLHEYAKPGPFVYAIRLAINNLAGVPSVVFGLFGLSFFVTVMGMGVSMLAGMCTLAALILPLIIGATEEALRSVSPTYREASLGLGATKWQTISKVVLPAATPGILTGAILAIGRAAGETAAIMFTAAMFFSPKLPASVFDSVMALPYHIYVLATAGTEIEKTRPLQYGTSLVLIALVLGMNLMAIIIRARLQRKLR; encoded by the coding sequence ATGCCTCAGGACCAGAGCTTCCTGAAACGCAGACTCCCCATACAGTCCCTCATGTTCACCCTGTTCAAGGGAAGCGTCATCATCAACGCCTTGGCATTGGCCATTATCTGCGGCTTTGTTCTCTATTACGGCCTGCCCGCCATTTCTTGGGAATTCCTTCTGGAGCATCCGCGCGAGGCCATGACCGAGGGCGGCATATTCCCCTGTATCGTCGGCACCATCGCCCTGTCGTATGGTTCCATGCTCATAGCGCTGCCGTGGGGCGTGGCCACAGCCGTCTACCTGCACGAATACGCCAAGCCCGGCCCCTTCGTGTATGCCATTCGCCTTGCCATCAACAATCTCGCCGGTGTCCCTTCGGTGGTATTCGGGCTCTTCGGCCTTTCCTTCTTCGTCACAGTCATGGGCATGGGCGTTTCCATGCTCGCGGGCATGTGCACCCTTGCAGCCCTGATACTCCCCTTGATCATCGGTGCTACCGAAGAGGCCCTACGCAGCGTTTCCCCCACCTACCGTGAGGCTTCCCTCGGTCTCGGGGCCACCAAATGGCAGACCATCTCCAAGGTTGTGCTGCCTGCCGCCACACCCGGCATTCTCACAGGCGCCATTCTCGCCATCGGCAGAGCCGCAGGTGAAACAGCTGCCATCATGTTTACCGCGGCCATGTTTTTTTCTCCCAAACTTCCCGCTTCCGTATTCGACAGCGTCATGGCTTTGCCGTATCATATCTATGTACTGGCAACCGCAGGCACGGAGATCGAAAAGACCCGTCCGCTGCAATACGGAACCTCTCTTGTGCTCATCGCACTGGTACTGGGCATGAACCTCATGGCCATTATCATAAGAGCCCGCCTGCAACGAAAGCTCCGCTAG
- a CDS encoding PhoH family protein, whose product MGRKNFVLDTNVLIENPDCIHNLRNGDENNIFIPYHVLIELNSLKTNPRLRHIVSRVVDTLLANKEIIQFIQNDSSVSPFTEEVVDNFILREISAAQIDSPILVTNDKILRLQAGLTGIDSEELRDSRPFESDSQRYTGFLDATEPRMDNAFSWHEGKPMFHGTDGDELITYQMNVWNVKPRNVYQNLALMLMQREGIDLVSIQSEAGYGKTYLALATALYLALERKLYEKIFVVKPLIELGTKMGYLPGDVREKMEPYVKYIQDLLLKLHGTRPANRIFANPGEELLRYNPKRFEILPLAYIRGMNIENAIVIVDESQNLSRTEMRALLTRMGENVKCFCLGDTRQVDNPYLNDSNNGLNWIVRKLKGFPNYAHIVLKGDRSRGPITDMVLKAKL is encoded by the coding sequence ATGGGCAGGAAAAACTTCGTTCTCGACACCAACGTCCTCATCGAAAACCCGGACTGTATCCACAACCTCAGAAACGGTGATGAAAACAACATCTTCATCCCCTACCACGTCCTCATCGAGCTGAACTCCCTCAAAACCAATCCTCGCCTCCGCCACATCGTCTCTCGCGTGGTGGACACCCTTCTCGCCAACAAGGAAATCATCCAGTTCATCCAGAACGATTCCAGCGTCTCTCCCTTTACGGAAGAGGTGGTGGACAACTTCATCCTGCGCGAGATCAGTGCCGCGCAGATTGATTCTCCCATCCTCGTTACCAATGACAAGATACTGCGCCTGCAGGCCGGGCTTACCGGCATAGACAGCGAGGAACTACGCGACTCGCGCCCCTTTGAATCAGACTCACAACGATACACCGGCTTTCTGGATGCCACGGAGCCCCGGATGGACAATGCCTTCAGCTGGCATGAAGGCAAGCCCATGTTCCACGGGACAGACGGAGACGAACTCATCACCTACCAGATGAATGTCTGGAACGTGAAACCGCGCAACGTATACCAGAACCTCGCGCTCATGCTCATGCAACGCGAAGGGATAGACCTTGTCTCCATCCAGTCCGAAGCGGGCTACGGCAAAACCTATCTTGCCCTTGCCACTGCGCTCTATCTGGCGCTTGAACGTAAGCTTTATGAAAAGATATTTGTGGTGAAACCCCTTATAGAACTGGGGACCAAGATGGGCTACCTGCCCGGGGACGTGAGGGAAAAGATGGAACCCTACGTCAAATATATTCAGGACCTGCTGCTGAAGCTGCATGGCACTCGTCCGGCCAACCGCATATTCGCCAACCCCGGAGAGGAACTGCTGCGCTACAACCCGAAACGCTTCGAAATTCTGCCCCTGGCCTACATACGGGGTATGAACATCGAAAACGCCATAGTTATCGTGGATGAATCACAGAACCTTTCCCGCACCGAAATGCGCGCACTGCTGACCCGTATGGGAGAGAATGTAAAGTGCTTCTGCCTTGGCGATACCCGACAAGTGGATAACCCCTATCTCAATGACTCCAATAACGGGCTGAACTGGATCGTACGCAAGCTCAAAGGCTTTCCCAACTATGCCCACATCGTCCTCAAAGGAGACAGATCCAGAGGGCCCATAACTGACATGGTTCTCAAGGCAAAGTTATAG
- a CDS encoding late competence development ComFB family protein: MSERKDKYRVGTLNFSEIRNRNEIRVIKMIQKVMSEPPGYQPDELSLQDIYALALNSLPPRYTQAGTIVLRDPVKDEDVLAAVRKAFAIVVQNPKY; encoded by the coding sequence ATGTCTGAAAGGAAGGACAAGTACCGCGTCGGCACTCTGAATTTCTCTGAAATCCGAAACAGAAACGAAATCCGGGTTATCAAGATGATACAAAAAGTCATGAGCGAACCGCCCGGATACCAGCCTGATGAACTGTCACTTCAGGACATATACGCACTGGCACTCAATTCTCTTCCGCCCAGATACACACAGGCCGGCACCATTGTGCTCCGCGATCCGGTGAAGGATGAAGATGTGCTCGCCGCCGTGCGCAAAGCCTTTGCCATCGTCGTGCAGAACCCCAAATACTGA
- a CDS encoding histidinol-phosphatase, translating into MITVDTHIHTSFSHGKATVQEMYTAAREKGMTVFGFSEHSPRPAGFDYPTDYKAKLTAAWPEYVQQVTALKSNDDNMKVLFGIEMDWTNGQEPYIREKLSADPFDYVIAGIHFLDTWGFDFKPDDWSAWTAEECHARYEAFFTSMIAVAQTGLFNIIAHPDIIKIFTVDTFSSWIATPNAQEVVRSALKAVKDAGMAMEISSAGLRKLCKEIYPGPFLMKAARELNLPISFGSDAHSTASVGYAFDQLETYARSYGYSESVYFENRTMQVKAF; encoded by the coding sequence ATGATCACTGTAGATACGCATATTCACACGTCGTTTTCCCATGGAAAAGCCACGGTGCAGGAGATGTACACAGCTGCCCGCGAGAAAGGCATGACCGTATTCGGTTTTTCCGAGCATTCCCCGCGTCCCGCCGGTTTCGATTACCCGACGGACTACAAGGCCAAACTGACTGCCGCGTGGCCTGAATACGTTCAGCAGGTTACGGCCCTCAAGTCCAACGATGACAACATGAAGGTACTCTTCGGCATCGAGATGGACTGGACCAACGGACAGGAGCCCTACATTCGTGAAAAGCTCTCTGCCGACCCGTTCGACTACGTGATTGCGGGCATCCATTTCCTGGACACTTGGGGCTTCGACTTCAAACCAGACGACTGGTCAGCATGGACAGCCGAAGAATGCCATGCGCGGTACGAAGCGTTCTTCACGTCCATGATCGCCGTCGCCCAAACCGGTCTGTTCAACATCATCGCCCATCCGGACATCATAAAGATCTTCACGGTGGATACTTTCAGCAGCTGGATCGCGACTCCCAACGCGCAGGAAGTCGTTCGTAGCGCCCTGAAGGCAGTAAAGGATGCCGGCATGGCCATGGAAATTTCCTCTGCCGGCCTGCGCAAGCTGTGCAAGGAAATCTACCCCGGCCCCTTCCTCATGAAAGCGGCACGCGAACTGAACCTTCCCATCAGCTTCGGCTCTGATGCCCACTCCACCGCATCCGTAGGCTACGCCTTCGATCAGTTGGAAACCTATGCCCGCAGCTACGGCTATAGCGAAAGCGTGTATTTTGAAAACCGCACAATGCAGGTCAAGGCCTTCTAA